From a region of the Arachis ipaensis cultivar K30076 chromosome B09, Araip1.1, whole genome shotgun sequence genome:
- the LOC107618970 gene encoding ATPase ASNA1 homolog 2 translates to MPLLLGIQQLMASHTLISSSSLRITNSMPIKCVPSSFTPTKAFSFLSLSLSTTTTTIPTKSFQVRSVAAPTESVAGFDDMVSGTQRKYYMLGGKGGVGKTSCAASLAVKFANNGHPTLVVSTDPAHSLSDSFAQDLTGGQLVPVEGPDYPLFALEINPEKAREEFRNATKKNGGTGVKDFMDGMGLGMIVEQLGELKLGELLDTPPPGLDEAIAISKVMQFLESQEYNMFTRIVFDTAPTGHTLRLLSLPDFLDASIGKILKLRQKIASATSAIKSVFGQEETQQAAADKLEKLRERMIKVRELFRDTDATEFVIVTIPTVMAVSESSRLSASLKKENVPVKRLIVNQILPPSASDCKFCAMKRKDQMRALDMIQNDPELASLTMIQAPLVDVEIRGVPALKFLGDIIWK, encoded by the exons ATGCCATTGTTGCTGGGTATTCAACAACTCATGGCTTCTCACACTCTCATATCCTCTTCTTCTCTTCGCATCACAAATTCAATGCCCATCAAGTGTGTTCCCTCCTCCTTCACTCCCACTAAAGCCTTCTcctttctctcactctctcttTCCACAACTACAACAACAATCCCTACTAAATCATTCCAAG TGAGGTCAGTTGCTGCTCCAACAGAATCTGTAGCAGGGTTTGATGACATGGTTTCTGGCACTCAGAGGAAGTATTACATGCTAGGCGGGAAAGGGGGAGTTGGGAAGACAAGCTGCGCCGCTTCGCTTGCTGTAAAATTCGCTAATAATGGACACCCCACACTCGTGGTTTCCACTGATCCGGCACATTCTTTGAGTGATTCTTTTGCTCAG GATCTGACTGGGGGACAATTGGTGCCGGTGGAAGGACCTGATTATCCACTTTTTGCTCTTGAA ATAAACCCAGAGAAGGCTAGGGAAGAGTTTCGCAATGCAACCAAGAAAAATGGTGGAACTGGAGTCAAAGACTTTATGGATGGCATGGGTCTTGGAATGATTGTAGAGCAG TTAGGAGAGCTAAAACTCGGAGAATTGTTGGATACACCACCTCCTGGATTGGATGAAGCCATTGCAATTTCGAAG GTTATGCAATTTCTTGAATCACAGGAATATAATATGTTTACTCGAATAGTATTTGATACGGCACCCACG GGTCATACATTACGGCTCCTTTCCTTGCCCGATTTCTTGGATGCATCCATTGGGAAGATACTAAAG CTACGGCAAAAGATAGCTTCTGCTACCTCAGCAATTAAATCGGTGTTTGGTCAAGAGGAAACTCAACAAGCCGCC GCTGATAAATTGGAGAAACTTAGGGAGAGGATGATAAAAGTGCGTGAACTCTTTCGTGACACTGATGCAACAGAATTTGTTATTGTCACAATCCCCACG GTGATGGCAGTTAGTGAATCGTCTAGACTGAGTGCCTCCTTAAAGAAGGAAAATGTTCCCGTTAAGAGACTTATCGTCAATCAGATTCTTCCGCCCTCAGCATCCGATTGCAAGTTTTGTGCTATGAAAAGAAAG GATCAAATGCGAGCTCTTGATATGATCCAGAATGATCCTGAGCTAGCCAGCCTAACAATGATCCAGGCACCGCTTGTTGATGTCGAGATAAGAGGCGTTCCAGCTctcaaatttttgggtgacatTATTTGGAAATGA
- the LOC107619509 gene encoding uncharacterized protein LOC107619509 isoform X2, which produces MVLRAKQVSPPMAASKMVLRRFFSSFQSRQHPPNLISLQASWHSSTSSILNRFGFHKAVSTTTDPTNSIPEDIETNEADGAESTSSLDNVSTSMSINKNPPVKFSAISNLKASSRHDLAMIFTCKVCETRSVKTVCRESYEKGVVVARCGGCNNLHLIADRLGWFGEPGSIEDYLAAQGEEVKKGSIDTLNLTLEDIAGKKP; this is translated from the exons ATGGTGTTGCGAGCTAAGCAGGTGAGTCCTCCCATGGCGGCAAGCAAAATGGTTCTGCGCCGATTCTTCTCATCATTTCAATCCCGTCAACATCCTCCAAACCTCATCAGTCTTCAAG CATCTTGGCATTCTTCTACCAGTTCAATATTAAACAGATTTGGATTTCATAAAGCGGTCTCAACAACTACAGATCCAACCAATTCCATTCCTGAAGATATCGAAACCAACGAAGCTGACGGCGCAGAGTCTACTTCAAGTCTGGATAATGTTTCCACATCGATGAGCATCAATAAGAACCCTCCAGTAAAGTTTTCTGCTATCTCAAATTTGAAAGCATCGTCGAGGCATGATCTCGCTATGATCTTCACATGCAAAGTCTGCGAAACAAGATCCGTCAAGACAGTTTGTCGAGAGTCATATGAGAAAGGCGTGGTGGTGGCGAGATGCGGAGGGTGTAATAACCTTCACTTGATTGCAGATCGTCTTGGATGGTTTGGTGAGCCAGGAAGCATAGAGGACTACCTTGCTGCGCAAGGAGAAgaagttaagaaaggttcaattgaTACACTGAATCTCACACTGGAAGATATAGCTGGAAAGAAGCCTTAA
- the LOC107619509 gene encoding uncharacterized protein LOC107619509 isoform X1 gives MVLRAKQVSPPMAASKMVLRRFFSSFQSRQHPPNLISLQAASWHSSTSSILNRFGFHKAVSTTTDPTNSIPEDIETNEADGAESTSSLDNVSTSMSINKNPPVKFSAISNLKASSRHDLAMIFTCKVCETRSVKTVCRESYEKGVVVARCGGCNNLHLIADRLGWFGEPGSIEDYLAAQGEEVKKGSIDTLNLTLEDIAGKKP, from the exons ATGGTGTTGCGAGCTAAGCAGGTGAGTCCTCCCATGGCGGCAAGCAAAATGGTTCTGCGCCGATTCTTCTCATCATTTCAATCCCGTCAACATCCTCCAAACCTCATCAGTCTTCAAG CAGCATCTTGGCATTCTTCTACCAGTTCAATATTAAACAGATTTGGATTTCATAAAGCGGTCTCAACAACTACAGATCCAACCAATTCCATTCCTGAAGATATCGAAACCAACGAAGCTGACGGCGCAGAGTCTACTTCAAGTCTGGATAATGTTTCCACATCGATGAGCATCAATAAGAACCCTCCAGTAAAGTTTTCTGCTATCTCAAATTTGAAAGCATCGTCGAGGCATGATCTCGCTATGATCTTCACATGCAAAGTCTGCGAAACAAGATCCGTCAAGACAGTTTGTCGAGAGTCATATGAGAAAGGCGTGGTGGTGGCGAGATGCGGAGGGTGTAATAACCTTCACTTGATTGCAGATCGTCTTGGATGGTTTGGTGAGCCAGGAAGCATAGAGGACTACCTTGCTGCGCAAGGAGAAgaagttaagaaaggttcaattgaTACACTGAATCTCACACTGGAAGATATAGCTGGAAAGAAGCCTTAA
- the LOC110266949 gene encoding uncharacterized protein LOC110266949, protein MQAARARGKGGIVRKHSSIAFDVDGGSGVGSKIYDGCCFCPLPVVPLKSKTSSNPDRWFLRCPLWKNTQRRCGYFQWLDEIEEQCVEGEVSSENSNMVGIADPKKKSRINQKGSDGRERDRMMMVLPMVNDMKEKLKMVEFLLIVICDGVGMKPVNLLCVAGLAAAMVSLVTVGGLEDAEYWACRVGLPKGPCDIDPGPVLDLAALVGVAGI, encoded by the exons ATGCAAGCAGCTAGGGCTCGTGGAAAAGGTGGAATCGTGAGAAAGCACTCATCCATAGCCTTCGACGTTGATGGTGGTTCTGGAGTTGGTAGTAAAATCTACGATGGGTGTTGCTTTTGTCCCCTTCCGGTGGTTCCGTTGAAGTCGAAGACAAGTAGCAACCCTGATAGATGGTTTCTACGTTGCCCTCTGTGGAAG AACACACAAAGACGTTGTGGGTATTTTCAATGGTTGGATGAAATTGAAGAGCAATGTGTGGAAGGAGAAGTTTCTTCGGAGAATAGCAACATGGTGGGCATAGCAGACCCAAAAAAGAAAAGCAGAATCAACCAGAAGGGTAGTGATGGACGGGAAAGGGATAGGATGATGATGGTGCTTCCTATGGTTAATGACATGAAGGAGAAACTGAAGATGGTTGAGTTCTTGTTGATTGTTATCTGT gATGGGGTGGGCATGAAGCCTGTGAACCTGCTCTGTGTGGCTGGGCTTGCTGCTGCCATGGTTTCCCTAGTCACAGTTGGTGGCCTAGAGGATGCTGAATATTGGGCTTGCAGAGTAGGCCTACCCAAAGGACCTTGTGACATTGACCCAGGCCCAGTACTTGATCTTGCAGCATTGGTTGGTGTGGCTGGGATCTGA